The stretch of DNA attttaaagtgtagattcactcattttgcttcgtatgtagccaCCCTGGAccaccttttttatttttttccctctTCATCTCCACCCATGCAAGTGACCAGACATACCCCTTCGGTTCGTTTTACTCTGCATATGTGATTTGTTTGATGTCAAACTTTGTAGAGTTTGATCAAATTAATACATAAATACGTCGATATATATAATACTAAAGTAATACAATATGAAAATTAATCTCACAAAGCATCTAATGTATATGTATTAAGACAAATCTGagacaagtaatatggattggaGATAGTAATATTACTTTTTATAaaattggtcaaattttatgaagtttgacttcagaaaaATCTTATATGCCGAGTAATAAAAAAGAAATAGGGGGAGTAAAAGGAGACAATAAGTATGATTGCATGGACGGACAAATATGGGCTCAAAATGGTCATGCCTGGATACTGACAGGTATATCTGCGGGCATTTAGGGGTCGGATTTGCTAACTCCGAttgtaaatgctcttatattataatTAAAAgatgtgcgttgcacgtgcacgcttactagtaataaaaaatataaataatgTTTTTAATATTGAAATAGATGCCAAAAAATAAATTGTCGCAAAGACAACGCTATTGCCTGCACATTTTTTAGTTTCATTCACCTAAGTAGAATGCACATCATTTATTATTCTCAAGGTTTCTCGTAAAGCGATCTTCAAGACATTGTTGCATATAATTTCATGCCTATATTGGGGCAATACCCTAATATGTTCTATTAATCTCAATGAAGAGTACAATGGGGGAGTGGTACCTAGATTAGATGAGATTTAAACCTAACTAGACGATGGAGCCGATTTTGTTGGCGAAACTCTTTCAAAAGTCTTGGACCTTAGGAACATTATTCTCCTGTCTTCTATCTTCTCTTGTTTGCCCTCCTTAGAAGGGAGCTCGTGAACTTTATCTAATCTTCTTATCTTGACAGATAAAGCTTGATAGACGTTCTAGGTAGGGCTTGGTAGAGCAGCATGGTTTGCTAGGCCTTGGCACGATTAGAATAAATATGTTGATTCAAAACTTTGATTCTCTAACTACCATCATTTAAATCTTAGCTAATTCATACCACTCCCTTGCCACTTTAAGcaatattattattttcatgtggTGTTTAGGGAAAGCTAGGAATGATAAACTTTTTGAGAGAAAAGCCGCTTCCCCTTTCCAAGTCTTTTTTCAGCACATCTTATCACAAGAAGCTTGGCCTTAGAATTAGGAGCAGCTGAGCAAGGACAGCCAACCACTAAATATCACAATGCTGGTTCACTGGTTGAAGACAGGTTCATAGAGGGAAATATAATAGATCGTACCAAACTGAGCAAAGAAGAGGTAGATATATCATATATGTATGCTCCTAGTATCCTCAGAAAAAAAAAAGTTCCTTACCTCAAAAAGGGAAGACTGGCTATATGGTTCTGAGCTTGCCATGCACACTTACATAAAACATATACGTTTCTCTTATCTTAATATAAagaaaaaaagtccattttactaccctcaACAAAGTTGGTGGTTTACAATACCCCCTGACTATTTTTTTGGTTCCCTTACCCCCCGATCCCATACCGGACAAAAGAACCCCTGGGTGGTTTGTCTCGACTTGCAGCTGACCTGGCGCCGGTCAATGGTGGTTTTGACATGCGGGTGGGGCCATGAGAATTAACTTAACCGAAACAGGAAATTAGCCCTATGGTTAACAGTCAGTGGGACCCGCTTCATAGTGACTAAGGCGGTGGATTAGCTAAGTGCTAATGATAGGTTTAGCCGGCGGCTAACCGGAGCACAATGGACATCGCGGGCCGGCCGATTCCAGTAGAGGCTGGATGCGCGCGTGGATTCTACATGACCAGCGCGACGAGGCGCATCGGCTGGTTGCAGCAGCGGGTACCGGAGTGGCTGGTGCTAGCGGCGGCAGCGAGctaggcggcggcggtgctcggatGCATGCGGGCAGCTGAGAAGGAGCATGCAGATGATAGAGTGTGTAGCGGGGTGACAAGTACGGGACAACAGGAGCTTGCTGTACAGCATGAGGCGGCTGGGAGAGCTTGGCAACGATGAGCTCatcggcaatggcggacggcggcttagGTCATGGCAGCTACCTTAGTTGGAGGACGAAAGCGAAGGAGGGGGAGAGGGTAAATGTGTAGGAGCTCGCAGTGAAGTCTAGGGCATCTTTTCTGGCTCGGGGAGGCTCTGAATTGCCCGAATTGACATCGGCGATCTTCGGATGCcgacgaggaagacgacgacggTTAGCGCGATGCAGTGTTTCCGAGCTCGAGTTCTTCTACGGAGATGTTCTAGGCGTcttggcggagctcctggacatgcTGGTGTGGCAAGGGGTGGCCGTTGGCCGCGAGGACAGAGGGCGGCGGCGACGTTTTCTCTCGGAGACGCGCActctcgcgcgcgcgcgcgcgagagagagagagagagagagagctagagaAGGGGAGAGGGAGCTGAGAAAGAGGGAAGAGGTAGAGGAGGCCGTACGTGCACGATCTCTGTGGCACGAAGatgggctcggggacgcgcgggacaacgcgaagcaggaggtggGCGTCGACGCACGAACATGCACCACGCAGCGGTTTCCTGGCGAGGGGTTGaagacgagtgggaccccacccgCAGGTCAAATACCACCTTTGACCACGCCACGTCAGCAGCCGGTCTGGGCAAACCACCCAGGTCTTTTTTGGTTCGGTATGGAATTATTTTGGGGGTAAGGAAACCGGAATAAAAGTCAGGGTAATCTCCAACTTTGTTCAGGATAGTAAAATGAATTTTTTTCCAATATAAAAAACCATAAACGTGTACTCTCTGAAAAAAGCATAATATAAGCGTGTGCCAAAGAAATTTCTATGCGGAAAGCTTGTGTGACTTGCTCAGTTTCAAGCCTGGATTTCTTTTAAATGGAAGCTTTAATTGCTTCTGGTCTCCGCATACCAAGATGCATACAATTAACCACACAAATCAATATAAAGTAGCATGCGAATCAAGCAGGGACGTTCATTTCCTACTTTTCCTTATCTTAGAGTATATAAGAAGAAGAAATGATCACAAGAAATGGCTGAAGGTTGTGTTCATGAGGTACTCGGCGATGATCTTGTTGGCCCGCTCCGTCGGGTGCACGGCGTCCCAGAAGACGTATCGGTTTGCGTCGGCGCACGTGAGCGCGTCCCACTCGCTGCATGTGTACCCCATCTCATACAACCCCGTGCCACAACAACCCCTGGCCGCCTTCACGAATCCGTAGCTCGACGGGTTCTGCAGGATGCCGGTGAAGAAATCGTACACCTCGGCGACCCGGAACTGCGCGCCGGGAAGGCTGCCGGTGAGCTCGTCGACCATGGCTCGGAGCTTGGCATTGAACGACCTCGCAACGACATTGTACTCCTCGATGCAGAGCATGACCCGGCGTCCCCGCTCGATGGGGAGGCAGCCCATGGCCCCGAGCCCTGTGAAGCCGATCTTGCGCGCGCCGAGGCCGTAGAGCTCCACCAGGAAGCTCCGGGCGAGGCCGATGAGGAAGTCGGTGTAGTCGCCGACGGTGAACTCCAGGAAGCGGGCCGTCGTGAGGGCGAAGTAGTTCTCGATGAAGTCGTTGGTGCCGATGCTGATGGCGTAGACggcgtcggcgaccaccgccctaGCCTCCGCCGCGCCGAGGTGCTCCGCAAGCCGGGCTTTGTAGTCTCTGAAATAGTCCACTTGCTTCGACAATGGTATCACTGACTGATCGAACAGTAAACATTTACTTCATTACACTTGTTTGGATAAAAACTTACACATTTACTTCATTACCAGAGGCGTGTTTTTTTTCTTGTAGTTTGATGATTGCAAGTTACACGGCTGTTAGTTGCCTTGGCTGTAAATGCCACTGGGTCCATGCATGGTACTACTAGCACACTGTACTGTACTCATAAGCTTACATTGCTAGCTAGTCCACACAGTACGAGAGCGAGCGTGATGTATGGCCGTGAATCACGCTAACAGTCACGATGTCTGTCACTTTttgcaacacatgcatgcatgcatgggcccTATAAAACCAATAAATGAATAAAACCACAAAATGATTCAATCAAGGTTACATCTAATTCTTGCATATCTAAGTGATTCAATCAAACATAAAACAAAATACCCACACGAATCTTCACGTAAAATCAATGACATACGACTTACATGTGCAATATTAGATCACATGTAGACGTGTTCTTAGCAAAACTGATATCTTAATTAGTTTTCCTTTCTGCATTTGTTTTTGCAGCTACAAAGATGGCACTTTTCTGAAGCAGCTAGCACACGGTGCATGCAGGAGTGAAGAAAAAGAAAGGGATCACTCACGAAGACGCCGGCGGTGGCGACGTCGAGGCCGGAGCCGGCGGACGCGAAGCAGACGCCGACGGCGAAGTCCTGGATGCCGTAGTCCGGGTCGAGGTAGGCCGGAACGAAGGGCCGGAGCCCGAACGCCTCGGAGTAGA from Triticum aestivum cultivar Chinese Spring unplaced genomic scaffold, IWGSC CS RefSeq v2.1 scaffold14980, whole genome shotgun sequence encodes:
- the LOC123176234 gene encoding GDSL esterase/lipase At2g04570 (The sequence of the model RefSeq protein was modified relative to this genomic sequence to represent the inferred CDS: added 43 bases not found in genome assembly): MPVAASSTRFLLLSLLLLSSPAVTVVRARVTALIVFGDSTVDAGNNNAVPTAVRSNFPPYGRDFPGGRATGRFCNGRVATDFYSEAFGLRPFVPAYLDPDYGIQDFAVGVCFASAGSGLDVATAGVFSVIPLSKQVDYFRDYKARLAEHLGAAEARAVVADAVYAISIGTNDFIENYFALTTARFLEFTVGDYTDFLIGLARSFLVELYGLGARKIGFTGLGAMGCLPIERGRRVMLCIEEYNVVARSFNAKLRAMVDELTGSLPGAQFRVAEVYDFFTGILQNPSSYGFVKAARGCCGTGLYEMGYTCSEWDALTCADANRYVFWDAVHPTERANKIIAEYLMNTTFSHFL